A region of the Sarcophilus harrisii chromosome 3, mSarHar1.11, whole genome shotgun sequence genome:
tttgtgtGACATTTGCATTAGTTCAAGGAGTACAAATAGATTAAATCTTAAATCCTGGAAGATTGATATataggaaaataattaatagGCCTcctatataaaaggaaaaaaaaaacagaagacatgTCTGCCTTATATTTGTCTTtgtttaaagagaaaatacatttattcTCTGTGTTAAATGTTCTATCCTTTTCTTCATAGTATCTGTCAACTTATCCTGTAAGAAAGCAAGACTCAACAAACTATAGTTTCCAGAGAGGTAAAATTCCACTGGGGTGGGGGGCACAGGGGAGTAggtccccccacccccaccatgtTCCCCTCTCAAAATGCCTGCTCCACTCCCAACTCTTTCCTGCTGACGGGCATCCCTGGATTGGAGTCCTTGCACATCTGGTTATCCATTCCCTTTGGCTCTATGTATTTGGTAGCTGTGGTGGGAAACATGACCATCCTGGCAGTGGTGAAAGTGGAACGCAGCCTGCATGAACCCATGTATTTCTTCCTGTGCATGTTGGCTGTCATTGATTTAGTCCTGTCTACCTCCACCATGCCCAAGCTGCTGGGTATCTTCTGGTTTGATGCTCGTAACATTGGACTGGATGCTTGCCTGGCCCAGATGTTTGTCATTCACTGTTTTGCCACTATTGAGTCAGGTATCTTCCTGGCCATGGCTTTTGACCGCTATGTGGCCATCTGTGATCCACTACGTCATACCACGGTGCTCACCCATGGCATGGTAGGGCGCATGGGACTGGCTGCCCTTTTGCGAGGGGTGCTCTACATCAGCCCTTTGCCTCTGATGATCCGTCTAAGACTCCCTCATTACCGAGACAGGATTATTGCCCATTCCTACTGTGAGCATATGGCAGTGGTAACCCTGGCATGTGGTGACACAAAAATCAATAACATTTATGGCTTGAGCATTGGCTTCCTGGTTCTCACCCTGGACTCACTAGCCATTGCAGCCTCCTATGTCATGATTTTCCGGGCTGTGCTAGGACTGGCCACCCCAGAGGCCAGGCTCAAGACCCTGGGCACATGTGGATCCCATATCTGTGCCATTTTGATCTTCTATATCCCCATTGTAGTCTCTTCCCTCATTCATCGATTTGGTCATCATGTGCCCCCCCATATTCACATTCTGTTGGCCAGTTTCTACCTCCTCATCCCACCCATCCTCAACCCCATTGTCTATGCTGTCCGTACCAAGCAAATCCGTGAGCGACTTTTCCAAATCCTAAAGACAAAAGCTCTTTCTAGGTGATTAATAATAGAATATAAGGGAATAAGACCATAGTTTGAGTGCAATCTCCAACCAGAAATGTGGAGATgtaatgaccttttttttttttttttttgaaaaaatgcttaattaaactttttattcttgttcagtcattttagtcatgttttgtgatcccatttgtgattagtaaagatactagagtagcttgccatttccttcttcaactcattttttgaatgagaaactgagggaaacaaggaGAAGTAAAAGCTTGGTCACAAAGCTTTTAAGTCTCTGAGGATGGATTTATATTCAAAAGCAAGAGTGTCCCTGACTTTAGGCTTAACAATCTATTCAGTAAGCCACCTAGCTCCTTTTACCCTAAGCTGCATACATTATTTTTGAGAGgtcaaagaattttgaaagtgCTATGCAAATGAAGTTGAAAC
Encoded here:
- the LOC100919149 gene encoding olfactory receptor 52M1 encodes the protein MFPSQNACSTPNSFLLTGIPGLESLHIWLSIPFGSMYLVAVVGNMTILAVVKVERSLHEPMYFFLCMLAVIDLVLSTSTMPKLLGIFWFDARNIGLDACLAQMFVIHCFATIESGIFLAMAFDRYVAICDPLRHTTVLTHGMVGRMGLAALLRGVLYISPLPLMIRLRLPHYRDRIIAHSYCEHMAVVTLACGDTKINNIYGLSIGFLVLTLDSLAIAASYVMIFRAVLGLATPEARLKTLGTCGSHICAILIFYIPIVVSSLIHRFGHHVPPHIHILLASFYLLIPPILNPIVYAVRTKQIRERLFQILKTKALSR